The segment ACAAACTATGTTCTTGACTCTTGATTGATAGAGTTTTCTGAAATTATGCTGTGCATGCCAGTTTAATATTGTACCGCAAGTTTTCTCAATAGATTCCTGCTTACTGTAGGTTTCTAAGCTGGCCCCTCTGCCTCAACGTATCTGAGGAAGTGggtcaaaaacaaacatgattaTTGGCAGATGGTTGTTGGTAAACTGTCCATTGCAATGCacaaataaactattttaataGCATATTCATTTGTAGTTCTGTTTAATAAGGACACTCAGAAAAAGATGcatgtttatattttatgttgTCTATTAGGAAAGTCACGCAAAACTGACAGCATAGAAATAATAAAACGATCTCAATGATACAATAGAAAAACCCCACAGATGTAGCTGCTACAAACTAATATGTaattacaaagcaaaaacaatattaaaagaaTCAATACAAAAATATGGACATTGGGAACAGAAGCTTTAAGTGAAAAGGTCAATCAAAAACTGTATTCAATCAGTGTGAAGAGCAATGATCACCAAACAAGAAATAAAGTGCCCTAAAAGCACTTAAAAATGGTTGAAGGCGTGAACTTGTATAGCACTTCTATGAAGTCCAAGGACCTCAAAGTGGTTTACACTACATTAAGCCATTCATACTGTacactgatggtggtgagctatgttggAGATTGAAGATACACTTCAAATTTGAtacactctaaaaaaaaaaaaggataataaTAGCACCACAATTAAGGTAGCACGTGATCTTAGATACACtcaaaaaataggaaaaactagGATTCAATAATTGTAAACTAGAGTGTACAACAGGAAGCAAAACTAACTGAATCATACATAGATGCACTTACTACTATTGACAAACACTTTGTCCACATGTACATTAATTGGTGCAAGAAGTAACAAGCACATATTAATGTGATTAAAAGCCATTCTCTAGTTTGTGCTTTTCTATTGTTACGCTGAGCTGCCCAAAACATGCCCATTTTATTAATAGCTTTGTCTTTGTTAGTTTCATCTGGACTTACTTTAACCcagaaaagtagaaaaaaaagcaccttGTTGAATTACTTTCATTTGTATTCCCCTTTTTAATTCTTATTGTTTACGTAATCTTACAACTTTTGAACGTCTGTCAATGTCCTGTTGGTCCAGTCAGCAGGTCCATGTTCTCAGTGAGCTAATCCCCTGTCTGCAGAGCTCTCTGGACGTTCTGCCAGAAGACTCCTGGGTGTTGGGCAGCCTGAGGCCAGCTCAGGTAGGTGCGCTTCTTCACCAGCTTCCTCATGCGGTAGTACGGAGACAGATGATGGGGAGGGATCTCCTCCAAAAACAGCAGGATCAGCACATCCTTCTGCTCGTCAAACAGACGAAAGCtagaagaaaaattaaaagatcTAAGGAAAAAGTAACATTTCTAATTGTTATCATCTGTTATGTATTTTAGCTACAGATTTTTTCACTGCCCCAGTAGCCTATTGGTTAATTCTACCCATTCAAAAAATCAAAGTGCCATTAGAAGTATGCTGTGCCAGTTGCAGgcagtaaaacaataaaaaatctaaatctaaattgaaattaaaatgattgTGCTGTTCAGAAGCAGTGCAAGGCTGAAGATAGTTCCAAGAAATATGTGTCTCTGTTATGCGAGCTACAATATTATTTTCAGAGGATCAACAATTTTCCAGAGTACCCTCTGGGTCTCGCCAGTGGAACCATAACTGTGGAAATGTACAGACTCCAGCCACTAAAACTGCCATGGGGCTGCACACGATTTAAAAAATAGTTCACCGTCCATGCATCTAAACTTTGCTAGAAAAAGTTTGTGCggtatatttttttgcatgccTACCCTTTCCAAGTGTCTTTAACTCTGAAGAGTTCTGTATACATTTTTGCATATTCCATATAATTAAAGGaagtttgatttgtttttttgtaattcatcagctaaaatagttttttctaTTAAGCTCTAATGTTGGGAGTTCAATAACTCTGTATTATTACACTGAAGACACTGAAGACAGATTTAATCCACCAAATATTTAGTAAACACAGTCACCTAGAATGCAGAGTCAGAGGTTTTAATTTTTAagattaagtttattttttttatacatagacAAAAAATTATTACAATCTAATATGAGTTTGCTATTTATTTCCATAAAGCTTGAACAATTTAAggcaaaaatctattttcttcTAACCATAAAGATGAGGATCTACATGTTCTCTTgtgtttcccattttgaaaagtggTGTTGTATATTTAACACAGACACAGAGGAATTGGTTACAGATAAAGGCTTTTTTATGATCAGCTTTAAAAGGTAATACAGATACAAAAAGCCCTAgtaaaaattacattagacttaTGTTATGGGTGTCAATATTTATGccgttttaattttgtttgttggGTCTTTTTGTGTGAGATCATGTTACTGTAATAAAtggctaaaatattttaaggcTTTCTCAGTATTTTTACATGTGGTGTATATAACTGTGGATACAGACATGCTTTATGCTAAATGTTCTGTTCATATTAATGTCTTAGATTGaattgattaaaattaaaaaaatatttagttgttttacTCTTTGTTCTTGCCGTTTGCCGTTCAGAAAGATGGATTGTAATGAAAGACAGCACCCCCACCTGGCCATCTGGACCTCCCTTGAGCACCATTCGCTCTGCAGGTAGTGGCGACTGATCACACAGATGGTCTTCCTGCTGCAATAAATGGCATCAGTAATGTTTTCTATGATGGGTATACCTGTGAACATAATATATGACTTGAATTGAAAGggtatgataaaaacatcaacagaaaactttaaagcaagagctcaaaaacagcttttactACAGCTATTGTACCCGTGCTGATTGAATTAAGTGACCATCCAGTTATTAGGCTTCAAAAATCCCTTAAAGTTTCAGTACAGCAGCAAATCTCGTCTAATGCAATGAAGCCAATTAACAACGCTGTATTTAAATACTTCATGAAATATTACAAATCCTGACCTTTtctattataattttttttaaatgtttttaatactaaaatggtaaatataaaaaaaatattaaaagtattgtattttctattttcatctGGTTGTTACGGTGGCCCTTGTAGGTTGTTTTTCAGGTGTCATGTAGcaagagtaaaataaaaaaagtttttgtgtcctgtcttaCCATAGCTCCTGACATACTATAGCTGCTCTCAGGCTGCTGCCATGTATGCGGTTGTCTTGAAAAGACACTTTAGATGCATCTGAACtggccaaaataaaacagattttataaAACATCTAGAGTTCTGTCACAAATTTGAATTTTGTGTGCAATTTTTCATGCAATCCTGTTGTGAATAGTGTGTATGTATTGGTATCAACTCATCTCAAattcatttataaagcacattcaaaggcaactctactGACCAAAGCGCTGTTCAAAAGttgaagatgaaaataaaatatctaagtAATaggtgaaaatgtaaaataataaagctgATAAGTACTACTAGTATCAATGACAGACTGCATATAAAGTCAAATCAAATGGACTCAAATGCAATAGAAGTATTCGTTAAGTCTGGTTTGAAAGAGAAGCTACACAGTAATCCAATATAAATCATCGGTAGCTtagtctgctttttttttaatttctagcATTCCCTCCAAAGAGCACTTGTATTTCATTGAGTCCCAATGACTGTTTTGGACTGGGCTTACTCAATTTATATGCAGTCCATTTATATGTCTATAATTGAAGAGTaggtaaattaaaatgttaccAATATCTTCAGTGGTAGGATGGGAGTCTTCTGCAGTTCAAGTATTATGTGAGGCTTTGAAAGCCTGACTAACAGCATCAGTAGtgcaagaataaaaatatatgaGTGGCTATAAGACAGATTCCGTTTACTAGAAGCAAGTGGTAGCAGTTTGTTTCTTGTTGctctataaaatatttattttattcaaaggcAGAAATCAGCCTATTAAAATCCAGACCATCAACAAGCAATTTGTGCCATGATCATAATTGGCTCAAAATAGATACAACCAGAACTTACCTGGTTGGAAGTCTCTGTGGTGCAGACAGAGTCTCCAGCTTTGTTCACCCTCCAGGACAGGAAGCATTTCTCTGAAAACCCACTCCTCATCGTGGATGTTGTAGGACACAAAGGCATCAAACTGATGAGGGActcccttcctcctcttcctggtATCATAGAGAAAAGCCAGGAAGAGGTGGGAGGTGTACATGAGATGCCACCTAAAGAAGTGGTAGATGAAGGATGTAAGAAGAATTAGAACAACCAGACAAGTACtgaaaatgaagcagaaaaaGCTGCCATCATCCCAACAGGGCTGTATGTCTAAGTCAAATAACAAGCTTCCTTGTTTGGACAGAGGAAAGGAACATACATACTGATGAGCATTTACcacctgtgtttgtttgttgttctttGCCCATTGGATAAAACCTGCATTTGAGCAGTCACAGTTGAATGGATTTTTGTCCAGGTCCAAGTATATTAGAGAGGGGAGAGACTGCAAGACTGTCTCATTAATCACATTCATCTCATTGCCATTCAGATTAAGATATCTGAGTGCAGAAAGATTGGCCTGCACAAGAAAATCCAAAGACTTCAGTTTAGACCGAGAGAGCTCAAGAACCTCCAGGTTTGGGATCGGCAGAAATAGTTCAGAATGTAACTCTGACAAATCTGTCTCTGTAAATATCAGACTCCTCAGCTTGCAATTGAACTGAAATGTCTTTGAATATGGAGTCATCAAATAAATATTCTCAGCTTTAAAAAATTCCAgatgtttcattttctgaaggAGTCCATCTGCCAAGTAATAAACCACACCCTGCTGGTTATACTTGCATGCCAATGAGAAACTTTTCAGTGATCTCATCTGTACGGTTTGCTCATAGCTGTTTGAATAAGGAATTTGGAAAGGTTCACGATAATTGATGTTGATTTGAACATTTTCCAATTCTTGTAAAGGTCTCACATTTGCATAAAAGAATGGAAATGATCCTGAAAGAAATTGTAGATTCTTTAgtccaaaaaatgttttgtatttcaCAGTTTCCATAACATCTGATGTCACATTCAAATATTTGAGAGACTTCAGCCCTCTTAAATCACCGTTATCAAGAAGTTTTATAAAGTTGTGGCTTATATCCAAGACCTCAAGCTTCTGCAGGCCAACTTTGATAGCGGCTCTGAATGTCACCAGCAGATTGTCACtcaaatttaaaagctttaggTTTGTAAGATTTTCCATGACACACCTTTGCAGTTTGGTAATGCGGTTAACATTTAGATGTAGTTCTGTAAGGCGTGTTGTGTTCACAAAATCCTCACAGCTTAGGTGGGAAATAAAGTTGTTGTTAATGATCAAAATTGCAAGGGAGGAAAGGTTCCTGATGTCATGTGGAATCTTGGTGAGCCAGTTGTAACTCACGTTCAGGGACTTCAGGTGTTTCATTGAGTCAATTGATCCTTTTGGAAGTTCACTTATGCGGCAAACAGATAGGTCAAGCACTGTGAGCTGAGAGCATGGAGCAAGTTTAAGCGTTTCATTGTTTAAATCAATTTCAGACAAATCTAGAATTCTCAGCGTTGCAATTTTGCAGACAGTAGACAGCAGTGCCTTCTTAATCTCAGTAAAGATTACATTTAGTCTTAGGTGATACAATGAGTCGAaactctgcagaaccttttGCAGCTTGTCAAAGGAAGGCAAAGGCCTTTTAAGATACAGCTGTGTAACATTCTTTAGTAATGTTTTGTCTGGTATATCCCATTGATTTTCTACCTCCAAAAACATAGAAAGCTCTAACTTATGCAGGTAAGGAAAGATTGGTGTTGTGATGCTGAAATTTCTAAGCATATAACAAAAGATATACAACTCTTCCAGACCTGTGGAGAAATTATGAggtatattttttgtttcaaaagagTAAAAAGGATTGTAACTAAGCTTAAGGGTGCGGATTTTTGGTAGTTGTAGGATGGGCTGAATGTGAACAATTTGTTCTAGCTTATTGTCACTTACATCCACGGTTTCTATGCTGGTCAGAAACTGAAAAGCTGAGTCATGAATGAACTGGATATTGTTTGAACTGAGGTCAAGCACAGTCAGGTTCGATAAGCCTCGAAAGAAGTTTCTTGTCAAGTTGGTAAGTTTGTTTTCTCCCATGTAGAGGGCTTTCAATGACACCAAATCAGTGAAAGATCCATCATCCACATAAGCAATCCTATTGTGTTCAAGATTCAGAATTTTGACCTTTGACATGTCACAAAAATCCTTTTGGTTAATGCTCCAAATGAGATTGCCTCCGACTTGTATTGAAACAGCCTCTTTTGGGATGTCATCAGGGATAGTTACAAGTTTCCTGTTCACACAGTCCACAGAAACATCAACAGAGGGAATTTGCTGATAAAGTATTGTGCAGTTTTTCAGCGAGTAAAGCAGAGAGGGGTTAATATGAAGCAGGAGACAGAGAAGTCCGAGACTGAAGCATAAGTACAAATGTCCTGTAACAGCCATGCTGGTTCTATTCTAAGATTTTTGTCAGAGTTGTTCCATGGGTGTCTGCAGAGAacataacacagaaaaaaaaacttagtgcTACTATATTTTGGTCAATAATcaagctttcattttaaagaaggcCACCAGAAACTATTTACACCCTCTCCCcttttttagtgttttgttaCAGTGCATTCTGCTAAGCTTTCTATTGACAAAAATCTGTGGCCAACAAAATATTACTAAATGGAAAaggtaaaatgacaaaaaaaatttaaacatttcaacatAATAGGTGCAGAGGTATTCACACACTCGTCTAAAATACAACTGAGCTGACATGCATCTGATTTTCCTGATAAACCTTGAGAAAGTTGTACAACTTGGACCTACCTGACCTAAATTCAGCTGACTGAACATGAGTTGGACTAGGCTTTTCAAGAATCTTTCAGAGCAGAAACGAAGCAATCCAGTAAAAGGAACTATCTATAAACCTACAAGACTTGATCATGTCAATGAAGAAATCTTTACAATATAATTGCAAATAGGACCACAAACCATCAATTCCTTCCAAAAGCAGAGCTGGGTGCATCCCTTTATCAAATTTGCTGAGTTCAGCAAGCATATATGTGGCAAGTGAGTGACTCATATCCATTGTTATTGCTCAGAATAGACAAAAACATTATTCTTGACCAATAGGAAAAACCACCATGGACACCCAAAAATGTAGGCAATTATATTCTTCTAAAAGAAATGTgacaacttttattttcatagCGGTTCAATTCGGTCATTCATTTATAAGCTACAATATATCATAGATCCCCTTTCCAGTAAAGCCTAACTATTTAGTTAAATTCAATAGTTTATAGTTGGTctgacaaaaacacatttccaaaaagttttttttttgtacacccCTGCTCCAGACACATAACATggtattaatttctgtttggagaaaaatatgaacaaaagGCGACTATACAAAAATATCAGATCACCCAAATATACAACCCGAGTGAATGGATGTGTTAAACATATGAACTAAAATGCTTCACCGttttaaattaatgaaaaatttACATTAATAGATAATTTTTCCATAAATTCAGTACACAATGACTACtctaatgtaaatagttttgctTGCAACATGTTTTCTTGGTCATTGTTAGAGTCCTGGGCTGTTCCTCATTTAGCTCAGAAATGAATGCATGGAATCAATGTCGTTAGTCATTTCTCATATAATAAAACTTTCAgctaaaaaagattttttgaaTATAGAAAATCAAAACCAGTTCCAGTCACTAACTGAATCCTAAAAATTTCTGATACTCACTGTCAATTGTCCGATCATTGTTTTTCATCTGTCTCGAGTTAACCATAAAATGGCTACGTTGTTTCACTTCCTCtgtatgtctaaaaaaaaaagataagtaaTGATCTGCACATTCATTGTGACATCTGATACAAGGGACTAAGTAGAGACAAcaggaaaatacatttaaaatgataCATGTTATCATTTTGTCAAGATTTTGGTTTTTGAAGGACACAAACGACTACATTATAataagaaaaatcaacagaaccTCAAGTGTAGTTATGAAGAATGGAGCAACAGGAAGCATGATATTAATGGAAAAAGAACTATACAAATCTTAGAAAACGAGTGACCCTCTAGACTGGGAATGTCAGGTTTGAGGCATGGTTGGATTGAGACAAGAGCTGGGGAGCCGCATATTGGTGTGAGTGATGGTTTATTAagtccaaaaataacaaacctACAGGCAGGTAGGCGAAATAAAGATCAGTAACCAGACAAGGAGGGGATCAGAACAGGGGTAGCATAACAGAGGACCTGACAATGAATGTGATAAGACTGACTGAATACACAGGAAAGTAAACAGAGTGGAAGACAGGTGGCATATTTAGCTCAGGAGAAAACTGTAGAGGTCATTAAGTAGAGGGAGAGTGAgcacaatgatctggcagagacaagagaagagaaaaacgtaacagaaaaacatggtGAAAGAGCAGATATGATAAAATAAACTCACTAACTAAACTAAGGACAGGCCGGCAGGAAAATAAGGATCTAACAGAAATGAGAATACGCTGCTAAATCAAAGAGCAGAAAACTAACTAGTGACAGGAAGAAGAATCTGCACATAATAAACAATACCAAAGTGAAATAACACTGACAGAACTGCAGGATCACCAGGAACctaaaatgaagagaaatagcacaaacaaagacacaataataaggagagtaAAAATAAGTCCATAGCTCAAACAACAGTAATATAAGACTAATAATAAATCAGTAAAGCAGCAATTGAAGAGTCTGTATCTATTTGATTTGGGCAGACATAAACAGGTTGTAGGTGAGAAAATATTCCTTAGAGAAAGCTATTAACAGTAAAAAATTAGCGTAAACCGACAACTGTGCCTGGAAATTGGTAACTGTTCATGAAGAAGTAATAAATATTACTAATAGGACTTAAGGCTCTTTGAAGGGAATCTTGTCTTCAGGATCCGTTCACTTCCAAGAGGCATTCAGAAGAGCGGTTCAAATTTTCCATTTTTGAAAATCTACATATTTAGAAGAACAAGTGATACAGTCCCTAATATAGTGTTAAATATTTAGACACTGGGAAATTGTGGGCAAAATTAATATAAACAGAAAACCATCtgcattaagaaaaacatcagATAATAGCTAGCCATGTGGTTGCACCCTGAAGAAGACATGTATTGTCTTTTTACTATTGCTATTACTCAACATAGAGCTGCTAGGAGGCTGGTTTGATAATTTGTATGCAAATCAATCTAGTTTTGTGTGCTGCTTCATTTGTTCACACTGTGGCCTGCGTTGTTCACAGGGTGAGTGAACGAGAGTGAACGTGAACTAACGAATTGCCTCGATTCGTGCATTACAGAAATCGTACTGAAAGTGGTGCTATGTCACTTACTCTCATACTACACCAATAGACTGAGTTAGGACAGATGGATGTGATTTGGGAGAGACAATGAAGTGATTTATGTGGTGCATGTTTTTGCCGTaatctaaaattaaatatttttcagaagTGACACATTTTTGATTCAAAAGTCGTATTTAGAGATGTATTTTATCCTTTTCTGAGCTGACTGACTTCCTGTTATGAGAACTTCAAAATAAGGTGAGGAAAGAGCCTGAAAAGTCCGTCTGATCTTTATTAGTGGAGCCTGTGGCTCAGCAGGTAGAATAGTTGTCATGGAATTGGAAGGGTTGTGGATTAAATTCCAGGTTTTGGTATGCCCCTTGGCAGGGcatttaaccccaagttgcGTACTGATCTGCATATTGGTATATAcatgtgattgggtgaatgtgactACAGTGATTTTAGTGGTCAGTATGATTAGAAAAATGCTATATAGACTCAGTCCACTTACCATTTATTACCTGTTTTAActgtaaaagaacaaaacaggaAGTTACAGTTCTATATAGCTCACTTGGTGTCACTAAAACCATGCCTATTGcttattgtaaatataaaggAACAGAAAATGCAGTGAAGCTCCATAAATAGCACACTCAATATGACCTAAGCCTTGCTGATTGTTGCTGAATATAGATTGTTTGCAAGCTTCATCATTCCATGAACAAAGATAAGTATAAATTGAATGCATAAAATGTTTCATCCTTTATCTATGCCTGCTCATTTGTGCAGGGTGGTGGGTGGGGGAGGCTGGTGCTGTCCAGCAGTGGTTGGGCGAGTGGCAGGGCACCCTGGGCAGGCTGCCATTTCATCACGAGGCAACACAGAGAtgcacaggacaaacaaccatacaTGTATACAATCACATCTCAGTCCAATTTAGAGAGCCCAATTATAACTTACTgtcagtggcgtctctggcattaAAAGTTCAGGCatgcacaaaaactcaacacctattagcagcaactaatCTCTAAGTAATTGCTGTAaagcatacaacctgactttgaccaattttaaattaaactgataaattagcataaacaaacaaacaaacacactacAAAATCCATTTTATAGGGAACTGGCCTTTTTACAATACTACTCTACAAAGAACGATCAAGTTCCACTGATTACTGGAAACAAAGAGCTCCACTGCGACATCTGGTGGAGCCAGGCCCCAATGGCCCCCAATGCAGAGACGTCACAGCttattgtcatgtttttggactgtgtgaCGAAGCCACATTActcagagagaacccacacatgcaaactACATGCAGagagaccccaggctgggattcaaacccaggacctacTTGCTGCAGAAAACAGTGACATCAGATGTGCCACTGTGTAACCCATACATAACAATGagttttgttgaaataatttttGACAGTCTGCAGAAGTTTGTTAGAATTCCTGAGAAATTAACTACAATACAGGGTATCAGCTGTAAG is part of the Fundulus heteroclitus isolate FHET01 chromosome 13, MU-UCD_Fhet_4.1, whole genome shotgun sequence genome and harbors:
- the LOC110369562 gene encoding toll-like receptor 13 translates to MFTGIPIIENITDAIYCSRKTICVISRHYLQSEWCSREVQMASFRLFDEQKDVLILLFLEEIPPHHLSPYYRMRKLVKKRTYLSWPQAAQHPGVFWQNVQRALQTGD